Proteins encoded by one window of Polaribacter haliotis:
- a CDS encoding MBL fold metallo-hydrolase, protein MKVTFLGTGTSQGIPMIASKDPVCLSNNLKDKRLRSSILISWDDVSYVIDCGPDFRQQMLRENIQCIKGVLFTHEHADHTAGLDDLRPFCYQIGEMPIYLNQLTLDSLEQRFQYIFSIENRYPGAPSVSPFIVDKKFFILNNLEVQPIQILHGKLPILGYRFQQLAYLTDVKYISETEKEKLKNLDVLIVNALRLEAHPTHFNLEEALELVEELQPKRTYFTHISHKLGFHNEVSKKLPKNVFLAFDGLKIET, encoded by the coding sequence ATAAAGGTTACTTTTTTAGGCACAGGAACTTCACAAGGTATTCCAATGATTGCCAGTAAAGATCCAGTTTGTTTGTCTAACAATCTTAAAGATAAACGTTTACGTTCTTCCATATTAATTTCTTGGGACGATGTTTCTTACGTAATTGATTGTGGACCTGATTTTCGCCAACAAATGTTACGTGAAAATATACAATGCATCAAAGGTGTTTTATTTACTCACGAACATGCAGATCATACAGCTGGGTTAGACGATTTACGTCCTTTTTGTTATCAAATAGGAGAGATGCCTATTTATTTGAATCAACTAACTTTAGATAGCTTAGAACAACGTTTTCAATATATTTTTTCGATAGAAAACAGGTATCCAGGAGCACCAAGTGTTTCGCCTTTTATTGTGGATAAAAAATTTTTTATTTTGAATAATTTAGAAGTGCAACCCATTCAAATTTTACATGGAAAATTACCCATTTTAGGATATCGTTTTCAGCAATTAGCCTATTTAACAGATGTAAAATACATTTCAGAAACCGAAAAAGAAAAGCTTAAAAATTTAGATGTTTTAATTGTAAATGCATTAAGGCTTGAAGCACATCCAACCCATTTTAATTTAGAAGAAGCTTTGGAATTGGTAGAAGAATTACAGCCAAAAAGAACTTATTTTACACATATTAGTCATAAATTAGGTTTCCATAACGAAGTTTCTAAAAAATTACCAAAAAACGTATTTCTGGCTTTCGATGGCTTAAAAATTGAAACTTAG
- a CDS encoding Rab family GTPase, which translates to MIAKKVLLVGNFGVGKTSLIRRFVLNQFSEDYISTIGVRVSSKVVAYENQEIKLLIWDVAGTSGDEKIPKAYFLGASAAMFVFDVSREETYSSIDKHLASIKELSGLQNITIVGNKKDLLSKEELETVIDTVSVKIDLITSAKEDDNVEDAFLQLTSQTLK; encoded by the coding sequence ATGATTGCGAAAAAAGTGTTATTAGTTGGTAATTTTGGAGTTGGAAAAACTTCCTTAATCCGAAGATTTGTACTCAATCAATTTTCGGAAGACTATATAAGTACTATTGGTGTTCGTGTAAGTTCTAAAGTTGTGGCCTACGAAAACCAAGAAATAAAATTACTAATTTGGGATGTAGCAGGAACTAGTGGAGATGAGAAAATACCCAAAGCTTATTTTTTAGGCGCAAGCGCTGCCATGTTTGTTTTCGATGTAAGTAGAGAAGAAACATACTCGTCCATAGATAAACATTTGGCGAGTATTAAAGAACTTTCTGGTTTGCAAAATATTACCATTGTTGGTAACAAAAAAGACTTGCTTTCTAAAGAAGAATTAGAAACAGTTATAGATACGGTTTCTGTGAAAATTGACTTGATTACCAGTGCAAAAGAAGACGATAATGTAGAAGACGCATTTTTACAATTAACCTCGCAAACCCTAAAATAA
- a CDS encoding DEAD/DEAH box helicase yields the protein MQFSEIPLDKSILKAVAEERFQTPTLVQQQTIPLVLNKKNVIVSANTGTGKTAAFALPIIHLLLNNEKDDKKKKKIKSLIVTPTRELAIQIFENFNSFSKYTDLKTTAVYGGVSLEPQKEILGEGVDILIATPGRLIDLQMQGNIDLSAIEIFVLDEADLMLDMGFIKDIKKIEALCPRNKQTLLFSATIPDSITQLANKVLKNPVKVEINPEETTAKNIGQLLYYLPKKNKTDLCLLLLRTTINGRIIIFRRTKNGVDKLEQTLLKNGYKAASIHGDKTQAIRNKAIEDFKDKKAHILIATDVAARGIDITNVDAIINFDIPNVPETYIHRIGRTGRAGKSGIAFSFCSPDENGYIKLIETLIEKPIKIITEHPYVINKPKHTKKQPNTISKNKKGRKSEASKKKKKRWY from the coding sequence ATGCAGTTTTCTGAAATTCCACTTGATAAATCCATCTTAAAAGCAGTTGCTGAAGAGCGTTTTCAAACACCAACTTTAGTACAACAACAAACCATTCCTTTAGTTTTAAACAAAAAGAATGTTATTGTTTCTGCAAATACAGGAACAGGAAAAACTGCGGCTTTTGCGTTGCCAATTATTCATTTATTGTTGAATAATGAAAAAGATGATAAAAAGAAGAAGAAAATAAAATCTTTAATTGTTACTCCAACTCGAGAATTGGCGATTCAGATTTTCGAGAATTTTAATAGTTTTAGTAAATATACAGATCTTAAAACTACTGCAGTTTATGGAGGTGTTTCTTTAGAACCTCAAAAAGAGATTTTAGGGGAAGGTGTAGATATTTTAATTGCAACGCCTGGAAGGTTAATTGACTTGCAAATGCAAGGAAATATTGATTTAAGTGCTATTGAAATTTTCGTTTTAGATGAAGCCGATTTAATGTTAGACATGGGTTTCATTAAAGACATCAAGAAAATAGAAGCTTTATGTCCAAGAAACAAACAAACGTTACTTTTCTCTGCTACAATTCCAGATTCAATAACACAATTAGCCAATAAAGTTCTTAAAAACCCAGTAAAAGTTGAAATAAATCCAGAGGAAACAACTGCCAAAAATATTGGCCAGCTTTTGTATTATCTTCCTAAAAAGAACAAGACAGATTTGTGTTTGCTTTTATTAAGAACTACCATAAATGGAAGAATCATAATATTTAGACGCACAAAAAATGGAGTTGATAAATTAGAGCAAACTTTACTTAAAAACGGTTATAAAGCTGCAAGTATTCATGGGGATAAAACGCAAGCAATTAGAAACAAAGCCATTGAAGATTTCAAAGATAAAAAAGCCCATATTTTAATTGCGACAGATGTTGCTGCACGTGGAATTGACATTACAAATGTAGATGCCATTATTAATTTTGATATTCCTAATGTTCCAGAAACCTATATTCACAGAATTGGTAGAACTGGTAGAGCAGGAAAATCTGGAATTGCATTTTCTTTCTGTTCTCCAGACGAAAATGGATATATTAAGTTAATTGAAACTTTAATTGAAAAGCCTATTAAAATAATTACAGAACATCCTTATGTAATTAATAAGCCAAAACATACCAAAAAACAACCTAATACCATTAGCAAAAATAAAAAAGGCAGAAAATCTGAAGCTTCTAAAAAGAAGAAAAAACGTTGGTATTAA
- a CDS encoding ATP-binding response regulator, which yields MIPAKIEDVFLQLTTSFSGVIKNIVAGKFANTTFQLQDSIYINCPFLEGTLEALTISEPFTLEGMVIISDAKEYNVDIELFKYTDEISVLIHNRTNVYKIVDQLNQNRNDIFFIKRELAEKNEELKKLREIADKANEEKSRFLAMMSHEIRNPLNVILGYSEMISEEEINENVRKYSKLLSISGNNLKVIVNDILDLSRIEAGKLELVNTPINIKEIAENCVENYSYQNKNEAVELFFNAENNIPDLVLGDHVRINQILSNLLSNAIKFTQKGKISVDVKKVSEDENAVKIAFLVSDSGRGMTNLQASKIFDEYQQNKKSDNRVFGGAGLGLSIVKHLLNAMNGKITVESKLNIGTVFITEIPFSKVKTSEIKELKVEEKSTNKTLEGKRILVADDDALNQTIVAHILKKEKVVLTQVKDGLEALNVLKKSIFDLVLLDIHMPNITGEQLVQQKNDFHKSNKEIPFLSLTANTTIEDIERYKKIGFVDVISKPYTAVEFVEKVLLNV from the coding sequence TTGATACCTGCAAAAATAGAAGATGTTTTCCTACAATTAACTACCAGTTTTTCTGGAGTTATTAAAAACATAGTTGCTGGTAAATTTGCAAATACTACTTTTCAACTTCAAGATTCAATTTACATAAATTGCCCTTTTTTAGAAGGAACATTGGAGGCTTTAACAATTTCTGAACCTTTTACTTTAGAAGGAATGGTTATTATTTCTGATGCTAAAGAATACAATGTAGATATTGAATTGTTTAAGTATACTGATGAAATTTCGGTGCTTATTCACAATAGAACCAATGTTTATAAAATAGTAGATCAGTTAAACCAAAATAGAAACGATATTTTCTTTATCAAAAGAGAATTGGCAGAGAAGAATGAAGAATTAAAAAAATTACGAGAAATTGCCGATAAAGCAAATGAAGAAAAGTCTCGTTTTTTAGCAATGATGAGCCACGAAATTCGAAATCCGTTAAATGTAATTTTGGGGTATTCTGAAATGATTTCCGAAGAAGAAATTAACGAAAATGTTCGTAAATATTCTAAATTATTATCCATATCAGGAAATAATTTAAAAGTGATTGTAAACGATATTTTAGATTTATCGAGAATTGAAGCAGGAAAGTTAGAATTGGTAAATACGCCAATAAATATTAAAGAAATAGCAGAAAATTGCGTTGAAAATTATTCTTATCAAAATAAAAATGAAGCAGTAGAGTTATTTTTTAATGCCGAAAATAATATTCCAGATTTAGTTTTAGGTGATCACGTAAGAATCAACCAAATATTATCGAACTTATTATCGAACGCTATAAAATTCACTCAAAAAGGAAAAATATCTGTTGATGTAAAAAAGGTTTCAGAAGATGAGAATGCTGTGAAAATTGCCTTTTTAGTTTCGGATTCTGGAAGAGGAATGACCAACTTGCAAGCCTCTAAAATTTTTGATGAATACCAACAAAACAAAAAAAGCGACAACAGAGTTTTTGGTGGAGCAGGATTGGGTTTATCTATTGTAAAGCATCTCTTAAATGCTATGAATGGTAAAATTACTGTTGAAAGCAAATTGAATATAGGAACCGTTTTTATTACAGAAATTCCTTTTTCGAAAGTAAAAACTTCAGAAATTAAAGAACTTAAAGTTGAGGAAAAATCAACAAATAAAACGTTAGAAGGAAAAAGAATTTTAGTTGCAGACGATGATGCTTTAAACCAGACGATTGTTGCACATATTCTTAAAAAAGAGAAAGTAGTGTTAACACAAGTTAAAGATGGTTTAGAAGCTTTAAATGTCTTGAAAAAAAGTATTTTCGACTTAGTTTTATTAGATATTCATATGCCAAATATTACTGGTGAACAATTGGTACAACAGAAAAACGATTTCCATAAATCGAATAAAGAAATTCCATTTTTATCTTTAACTGCAAATACCACCATAGAAGATATTGAACGATATAAAAAAATTGGTTTTGTAGATGTTATTTCTAAACCTTACACTGCAGTTGAGTTTGTGGAGAAGGTTTTGTTGAATGTTTAG
- a CDS encoding BatA domain-containing protein has product MQFKNPEILYFFALLIIPILVHLFQLQKFVKIPFTNVAFLQKLQQQTRKSSRIKKWLILATRLLLFSAILLAFSQPYFSDKNIDKKQHTFIYLDNSLSTNTKGEKGNLLKIASQEIIESSNEKDVYSLQTNTNFYKDISKNELKNLLLKVENTSKKIDLSTVFLKIDQQNKSNTNTLHKNILISDFQDTYKNKFTNVTPSFSAIKLESSLKSNLSIDSVFVGNANTTNFTVNAIIKNQGEEKNNTPISIFNNENLVSKQSFSIDKDASKTIQFTIQNQDTFLGKIQLIFSDTFQFDNTYFFSINKRKKASVLAIGNEADFLSKIYTEDEFNFSNSTIQNVNYNAIPKQQLIILNSLENIPEILAQSLFDFSKNGGSLVIIPNEKSEVNSYNSFFNKMQIGQFQNKIIDTLKITSINYNHPLFKNVFSKKVNNFQYPSVYSLYPISSKNNNTIISFENNTPFISELKNNIYYVSSSLAKTNSNFLNSPLIVPVFYNFGQLSFQFPQLSYRVDTENKIGIETQLGKDEILTIANNQNSFIPLQQTFQNNVVITTKEQPLEAGIHAILKQKDTLQNIAFNFPKEESSLQYLDLNTLAENNKNIEISSSIPATFDALNKKNEVQWLWKWFLALAIVSLLLEILILKFYKP; this is encoded by the coding sequence ATGCAATTTAAAAACCCTGAAATTTTATACTTTTTTGCACTACTAATTATCCCGATTTTAGTACATCTTTTTCAACTGCAAAAGTTTGTAAAGATCCCTTTTACCAATGTTGCTTTTTTACAAAAACTACAACAACAAACACGTAAGAGTTCTCGTATAAAAAAATGGTTAATTTTAGCAACTAGACTATTATTATTTTCTGCGATACTTTTAGCTTTTTCTCAACCTTATTTTAGTGATAAAAATATAGATAAAAAACAACACACTTTTATTTATTTAGATAATTCTTTAAGTACAAACACAAAAGGAGAAAAAGGAAATTTATTAAAAATTGCTTCACAAGAAATTATAGAGAGTTCTAACGAAAAAGATGTATATTCGTTGCAGACAAATACCAATTTCTATAAAGACATTTCTAAAAATGAATTGAAAAATTTATTACTAAAAGTAGAAAACACATCAAAAAAAATAGATTTATCGACAGTTTTTCTAAAAATAGACCAGCAAAACAAAAGTAACACCAACACTTTACATAAAAACATTTTAATTTCTGATTTTCAAGATACTTATAAAAATAAGTTTACAAATGTAACACCCTCTTTTTCGGCTATAAAATTAGAATCTTCACTAAAAAGCAACCTTTCTATTGATAGTGTTTTTGTTGGCAATGCAAACACAACCAATTTTACAGTAAATGCAATTATAAAAAATCAAGGAGAAGAAAAAAACAACACTCCTATTTCCATTTTCAATAACGAGAATTTAGTAAGCAAGCAATCTTTTTCAATTGATAAAGATGCTTCGAAGACGATTCAGTTTACGATACAGAATCAAGATACATTTTTAGGAAAAATACAATTAATTTTTAGCGATACTTTTCAATTTGATAACACGTATTTTTTCAGTATAAATAAACGTAAAAAAGCGAGTGTTCTGGCGATTGGAAATGAAGCAGATTTCTTGTCTAAAATTTATACAGAAGATGAGTTTAATTTCTCGAACTCTACCATCCAAAATGTAAATTATAATGCCATCCCAAAACAGCAATTAATCATCTTAAATAGTTTAGAAAATATTCCGGAAATTTTAGCACAAAGTCTATTTGATTTTTCTAAAAACGGAGGAAGTTTGGTAATTATTCCAAATGAAAAATCGGAGGTAAATTCTTACAATTCATTTTTTAATAAAATGCAGATTGGGCAATTTCAAAATAAAATAATCGATACTTTAAAAATTACTTCTATAAATTACAACCACCCTTTGTTTAAAAATGTTTTTTCTAAAAAGGTAAATAATTTTCAATATCCATCTGTTTATAGCCTCTACCCTATTTCTTCAAAAAATAACAATACTATTATTTCGTTCGAAAATAATACTCCTTTTATAAGCGAATTAAAAAATAACATTTATTATGTTTCTAGTTCATTAGCAAAAACGAATAGTAACTTTTTAAATTCACCTTTAATTGTACCTGTATTTTATAATTTCGGACAATTAAGTTTTCAATTCCCACAATTATCTTACAGAGTTGATACAGAAAATAAAATAGGAATTGAAACCCAATTAGGAAAAGACGAAATTTTAACGATTGCAAACAACCAAAATTCGTTTATTCCATTACAACAGACTTTTCAGAATAATGTAGTAATAACAACGAAAGAGCAACCTTTAGAAGCTGGAATTCATGCAATCTTAAAACAAAAAGACACCTTACAAAACATTGCTTTTAATTTCCCTAAAGAAGAAAGTTCTTTACAATATTTAGACTTAAATACACTTGCAGAAAACAATAAAAACATAGAGATATCTTCTTCTATTCCAGCAACTTTTGATGCTTTGAACAAAAAAAATGAAGTTCAATGGCTTTGGAAATGGTTTTTAGCGTTGGCAATTGTATCTTTGTTATTAGAAATTTTGATTTTAAAATTCTATAAACCATGA
- a CDS encoding alpha/beta hydrolase, with translation MSDLHYLVREPKKASENPPLLILLHGYGSNEQDLFSFAEELPEDLLIISAQAPLSMGFGGYAWYTINFDDVNGKFSDLKEAKESIDKIAIFIDEIKTKYNTNPNKTFLLGFSQGAILSYSLSFFYPNKVNYVIALSGYVNTKLLPQNMPTNLKTEYYSSHGSVDQVLPVDWARNTKPFLDKLGVENVYSEYNVGHGVAPQNFYSFKSWVEKQL, from the coding sequence ATGAGCGATTTACATTATTTAGTAAGAGAACCTAAAAAAGCATCTGAAAACCCGCCTTTGTTAATTCTACTACATGGCTATGGAAGTAACGAACAAGATTTATTTTCTTTTGCAGAAGAATTACCAGAAGATTTATTAATTATAAGCGCTCAAGCACCACTTTCTATGGGATTTGGAGGCTATGCTTGGTACACTATTAATTTTGATGATGTGAATGGAAAATTCTCGGATTTAAAAGAGGCAAAAGAATCTATCGATAAAATTGCTATTTTTATTGATGAAATAAAAACAAAGTACAACACGAATCCTAATAAAACGTTTCTTTTAGGTTTTAGTCAAGGCGCTATTTTAAGCTATTCTTTAAGCTTTTTCTACCCAAACAAGGTAAATTATGTAATTGCTTTAAGTGGTTACGTAAATACAAAATTATTACCCCAAAATATGCCAACCAATTTAAAAACGGAATATTACAGTTCTCATGGTTCTGTAGACCAAGTTTTACCAGTAGATTGGGCAAGAAACACCAAACCTTTTTTAGATAAATTAGGTGTTGAAAATGTATATTCGGAATATAATGTTGGTCATGGAGTTGCTCCACAAAACTTTTATAGTTTTAAGAGTTGGGTTGAGAAACAATTATAG
- a CDS encoding serine hydrolase domain-containing protein encodes MKKYLPIIIVLFFLTIKSCTSQKFKQNIEIDKSLNSFNRKVDSIVANKMNTYNIPGLSIGIIVNDSIVYTKGYGIKNINTKHIVNSNSNFHTASISKLFTAQAIIILVQKNKISLNNKLVEIIPELKYKDERVKNITIKSLLNHTSGLTDVNNYHWKNNNKSDNSLSDYILGLNLKLRSEPHKEYNYSNLGYNILGYVIEKLSETNFDEFIKENILIPSQMSSSDFRYFKIADSLKTSPHSKRFITKRIYKSKTYPYTREQAPSSTLNSSSNDLSKWMISFLKPIDSLNLKNSFQQMLEPSFSSYPYIGLGFQLNNLFNKQTIGHFGGDKGYKSYLIMVPKEKIGLVLLANCDYDEDFRQEILHPILKIMLKNKKLQIN; translated from the coding sequence ATGAAAAAATATTTACCAATAATTATAGTTTTATTTTTTTTGACCATAAAATCTTGTACAAGTCAAAAATTTAAACAGAATATAGAAATTGATAAATCGTTAAATTCATTTAATAGGAAAGTAGATTCTATTGTTGCTAACAAAATGAATACTTATAACATTCCTGGTCTTTCTATTGGCATTATAGTAAATGATTCGATAGTATATACTAAAGGTTATGGAATAAAAAATATAAACACCAAACACATAGTTAATAGTAATTCAAATTTTCATACAGCATCTATTAGCAAATTATTTACAGCTCAAGCAATAATAATACTCGTTCAGAAAAACAAGATAAGTCTTAACAATAAGCTGGTAGAAATTATTCCAGAATTAAAATATAAAGATGAAAGAGTAAAAAATATAACTATAAAATCTCTGCTTAACCATACTTCTGGTTTGACAGACGTGAATAACTATCATTGGAAAAACAATAATAAATCTGATAATAGTTTGAGTGATTATATTTTAGGACTTAATTTAAAATTACGATCTGAGCCACATAAAGAATACAACTACAGTAATTTAGGGTATAATATTTTGGGTTACGTTATCGAAAAGTTATCAGAAACAAACTTTGACGAATTTATTAAAGAAAATATTCTAATCCCTAGTCAAATGTCAAGTAGTGATTTCAGATATTTTAAAATAGCTGATTCATTAAAAACATCACCACATTCTAAAAGATTTATTACAAAAAGAATTTATAAAAGCAAAACGTATCCTTATACAAGAGAACAAGCGCCAAGTAGTACATTAAACTCATCATCAAATGACTTGAGTAAATGGATGATTTCATTTTTAAAACCGATAGATAGTCTGAATTTAAAAAATAGTTTTCAGCAAATGCTAGAACCAAGTTTCAGTTCATACCCTTATATTGGTTTAGGTTTTCAATTAAATAATTTATTTAATAAACAAACAATTGGTCATTTTGGAGGAGACAAAGGCTATAAAAGTTATTTAATAATGGTTCCAAAAGAAAAAATTGGATTGGTACTTTTAGCAAATTGTGATTATGATGAAGATTTTAGACAAGAAATTTTACATCCAATATTAAAAATAATGCTAAAAAATAAAAAACTACAAATTAATTAA
- a CDS encoding cell envelope biogenesis protein OmpA, with protein MKETTADNKKDNRFELLRELLLEDDREKFETLSKEIIQKEKFSKRVEPLVDEKIEDLRENFPKYFGGTITETIKVQIRDSQDEVVEALYPIMGKLVKKAIVSEITKLSDSINRTIKEKFSVQQVIARFFKGKNYDAGVVLEQVFEPFIEEVFVIEKDSGLLAGSYTRGNVADKDMISGMLTAIKAFAEDAFSKEDQNLEDIKFDNFQLTIKNFKSIYIAIATSGVANAEFKDKIADKVNNLAEVILRNREYLSDEVKLNVLIDRHLID; from the coding sequence ATGAAAGAAACAACTGCAGATAACAAAAAAGACAATCGTTTTGAGTTACTCAGAGAGCTTTTATTAGAAGATGATAGAGAAAAATTTGAAACTCTTAGTAAAGAGATAATTCAAAAAGAAAAATTCTCTAAACGTGTAGAACCTTTAGTTGATGAAAAAATTGAAGATCTTCGTGAGAATTTCCCAAAATATTTTGGAGGAACGATTACAGAAACCATAAAAGTTCAAATAAGAGATTCGCAAGACGAAGTTGTAGAAGCCTTGTACCCAATTATGGGTAAATTGGTTAAGAAGGCTATTGTGAGTGAAATCACGAAATTATCTGACAGTATTAATAGAACTATTAAAGAAAAATTTTCTGTACAACAAGTAATAGCCCGTTTTTTTAAAGGAAAAAATTACGATGCAGGCGTAGTTTTAGAACAGGTATTTGAACCTTTCATAGAAGAGGTTTTTGTTATAGAAAAAGATTCTGGACTTTTAGCAGGAAGTTATACAAGAGGAAATGTCGCAGATAAAGATATGATTTCTGGCATGTTAACAGCCATTAAAGCTTTTGCTGAAGATGCTTTTTCTAAAGAAGACCAAAATTTAGAAGATATTAAATTCGATAATTTTCAATTGACTATAAAAAACTTTAAATCCATTTACATTGCCATTGCAACTTCTGGTGTGGCAAATGCAGAGTTTAAAGATAAAATAGCAGATAAAGTAAATAATTTGGCAGAAGTTATCCTTAGAAATCGAGAATATTTATCGGACGAAGTAAAACTAAATGTTTTAATAGACAGGCATTTAATAGACTAA
- a CDS encoding dihydroorotase, which yields MITLLKSAKIIDASSPFHQQTKDILISDGIIKKIANSIPNKKEYQLVKKENLHVSCGWFDTSVSFGEPGYEERETIKKGLQVAAKSGFTAVAVNANSNPVIDNKSAVEFLINKANGFATKLYPIPSLTQGSKGIEMAELYDMQQSGAIAFGDYKKPIENDNLMKVSLLYAQNFDGLILSFPKNNAIAGAGIAHEGINSTKLGLKGSPALAEHIQIARDLFLLEYTGGKLHIPTISSAKSVELIKDAKKKGLQVTCSVTSHHLVLTDNELHEFDSNFKTNPPLRTNSDTKALQKGVNSGVIDIITSDHNPMDIEHKKVEFSEAKDGVIGLETAFGAVNSVLELEKFIEKITSNPRRIFGIETTSISEGKTADISLFNPDEKYTFTKGYILSTSKNSPFINKKLIGKVYGVFANNQLILNS from the coding sequence ATGATTACGCTTCTAAAATCGGCTAAAATTATAGATGCCTCTAGCCCATTTCATCAACAAACTAAAGATATTTTAATTAGTGATGGAATTATTAAAAAAATAGCTAATTCCATTCCAAACAAAAAAGAGTATCAACTTGTAAAAAAAGAAAACTTACATGTTTCTTGTGGTTGGTTCGATACAAGTGTTTCTTTTGGAGAACCGGGTTACGAAGAAAGAGAAACAATTAAAAAAGGATTGCAAGTTGCTGCAAAAAGTGGTTTTACTGCAGTTGCTGTGAATGCAAATTCCAATCCTGTAATAGACAATAAATCTGCAGTAGAATTTTTAATAAACAAAGCAAACGGATTTGCCACAAAATTATACCCAATTCCTTCTTTAACACAAGGTAGCAAAGGAATTGAAATGGCAGAATTATACGATATGCAACAATCTGGAGCGATTGCTTTTGGAGATTACAAAAAACCAATTGAGAACGATAATTTAATGAAAGTTTCACTTTTATACGCTCAGAATTTTGATGGTTTAATTCTTAGTTTCCCAAAAAATAATGCAATTGCTGGTGCAGGAATCGCACACGAAGGTATTAATAGCACCAAATTAGGCTTAAAAGGAAGTCCTGCTTTAGCAGAACACATTCAAATTGCCAGAGATTTATTTTTATTAGAATATACTGGAGGAAAATTACACATACCAACAATTTCTTCAGCAAAGTCAGTAGAATTAATCAAGGACGCAAAAAAGAAAGGTTTGCAAGTTACTTGTAGTGTTACTTCTCATCATTTGGTTTTAACAGATAATGAGTTGCATGAATTTGATAGTAATTTTAAAACAAACCCGCCTTTAAGAACAAATTCCGATACAAAAGCATTGCAGAAAGGTGTGAATTCTGGCGTAATCGACATAATTACTTCTGATCATAATCCTATGGATATCGAACATAAAAAAGTGGAGTTTAGCGAAGCAAAAGACGGAGTAATAGGTTTAGAAACAGCATTTGGAGCTGTTAATTCAGTTTTAGAATTGGAAAAATTTATTGAAAAAATCACTTCAAATCCAAGAAGAATTTTTGGTATAGAAACTACTTCAATCTCCGAAGGAAAAACAGCAGATATTTCTCTTTTTAATCCGGATGAAAAATACACATTCACGAAAGGATATATTTTATCGACTTCTAAAAACAGCCCTTTTATTAATAAAAAACTAATTGGAAAAGTTTATGGAGTTTTCGCAAACAATCAATTGATTTTAAATTCTTAA